In a single window of the Lebetimonas sp. JH292 genome:
- a CDS encoding flagellar assembly protein A, whose amino-acid sequence MGLFGFFKKENEEKKEIQALPLVVRTENVNDTLAKISSKYNIPFSNLDFEITEVKTFIKTENDHEFIEVDEDSKMLLKNENFLRNEKNEIKQVYEIKIIKYEVSDFELIGKIEINEKLKGAKFILSPKSLIVYSDILFEKFREELNKKKIRNSLLINLFDEKMNESIEKTVAKLRIIGSLECEEEILLCKGIDEIPTVQGEVVYHYKKNETAVKKELIYPVKAGEILIEIKKTKPGKNGRNCRGKIILAEKVKDFEIPSIGYDQKTIKKEEDNEKIVFTALKNGYLYNDSGVFVIKDEMEIKQINIKTGDVTGAKESDIKIDVKESDALKEAIGDNTTVETTTLIVRGNVGNSALIKCKDLKIMGQTHQKSKIYTQKGEINIHKGYVEADEIKITRLENGTVRANKAVISQVVGGEIFAKKVEIEILGSYLKCYALDEIKIHTLKGSENKLIISPAKVLGESIDTDKLQKKLGEIKRDLKINIEEYNKRLRVLKENKSSVNELKKLYLQNKTKGIKTLPAIIKKLKEFNSFKQKTVELKEKIEELKQGIKEMKETIDKLQNAVIYAKILSLSPWTPYNRIEFDFVEPPIKLTYDTKGNEGVCGFKLKDFGNIKKIVKIKIKENNDSGS is encoded by the coding sequence GTGGGTCTGTTTGGTTTTTTTAAAAAAGAAAACGAGGAAAAAAAAGAGATACAAGCCCTGCCTCTGGTCGTAAGAACCGAAAATGTTAATGATACTCTTGCCAAAATTTCCTCCAAATACAATATTCCTTTTTCGAATCTTGATTTTGAAATAACTGAAGTTAAAACCTTTATAAAAACAGAAAACGACCATGAGTTTATTGAAGTTGATGAAGATTCAAAAATGTTACTTAAAAACGAAAACTTTTTGAGAAATGAAAAAAACGAGATAAAGCAGGTGTATGAGATTAAAATAATTAAATATGAAGTAAGTGACTTTGAATTAATAGGGAAAATAGAAATAAATGAAAAATTAAAGGGGGCAAAATTTATTCTTTCGCCAAAATCACTTATTGTATACAGTGACATTCTGTTTGAAAAATTTAGAGAAGAACTTAATAAGAAAAAAATAAGGAACTCTTTATTAATAAATTTGTTTGATGAAAAAATGAATGAATCAATAGAAAAAACAGTTGCAAAATTAAGAATAATAGGTTCTTTGGAATGTGAAGAAGAAATATTGTTATGTAAAGGTATAGATGAAATCCCCACTGTTCAGGGAGAAGTGGTTTATCATTATAAAAAAAATGAAACTGCTGTAAAAAAAGAGCTTATTTATCCCGTAAAAGCAGGCGAGATTTTAATAGAGATAAAAAAAACAAAACCGGGTAAAAACGGCAGAAACTGCAGAGGAAAAATAATTTTGGCCGAAAAAGTCAAAGATTTTGAAATTCCAAGTATTGGATACGACCAGAAAACAATAAAAAAAGAGGAAGATAATGAAAAAATAGTTTTTACAGCATTAAAAAACGGATATTTGTATAATGATTCCGGAGTGTTCGTAATAAAAGATGAAATGGAGATAAAACAGATTAATATAAAAACAGGTGATGTTACAGGTGCCAAAGAAAGTGATATTAAAATTGACGTAAAAGAATCCGATGCGCTCAAAGAGGCCATAGGGGATAACACCACGGTTGAAACAACAACATTAATTGTAAGGGGAAATGTCGGAAATTCCGCATTGATTAAATGTAAAGATTTAAAAATAATGGGACAGACTCATCAAAAGAGTAAAATTTATACCCAAAAAGGAGAAATAAATATTCATAAAGGATATGTTGAAGCAGATGAAATAAAAATAACAAGGCTTGAAAACGGAACAGTAAGAGCAAATAAGGCGGTAATTTCTCAGGTAGTGGGAGGGGAAATTTTTGCTAAAAAAGTAGAAATAGAAATTTTAGGTTCCTATTTAAAATGTTACGCACTGGACGAGATTAAAATACATACTTTAAAAGGAAGTGAAAATAAATTAATTATTTCTCCTGCCAAGGTATTGGGTGAAAGCATAGATACAGACAAATTACAAAAAAAACTGGGAGAAATAAAAAGGGATTTAAAAATCAATATAGAAGAATATAATAAAAGATTAAGGGTTTTGAAAGAAAATAAAAGTTCTGTTAATGAATTGAAAAAATTATACTTACAAAATAAAACAAAAGGTATAAAAACTTTACCCGCTATAATAAAAAAATTAAAAGAATTTAATTCTTTTAAACAAAAAACGGTTGAATTAAAAGAAAAAATCGAGGAATTAAAACAGGGAATAAAAGAGATGAAAGAAACAATCGATAAATTACAAAATGCCGTAATATATGCAAAAATTCTCTCTTTAAGCCCATGGACACCTTATAACAGAATAGAATTTGATTTTGTAGAACCCCCGATAAAACTGACATATGATACTAAAGGCAACGAAGGTGTTTGCGGATTTAAACTTAAAGATTTTGGAAATATAAAAAAAATAGTAAAAATAAAAATAAAGGAAAATAATGATAGCGGCTCTTAA
- the murJ gene encoding murein biosynthesis integral membrane protein MurJ, whose amino-acid sequence MIKAIIINFLGIFNSRILGFIRDLLSASILGANMYSDIFFVAFKFPNLFRRIFAEGAFSQSFLPTFAKTKNKARFAYIIFIKFFIIILILSLFVTIFRDFVTNILAYGFSNEAKKIASPLIAVNFWYLDFIFIVTFLASLLQYKNHFAVTAFSTALLNISLIAALIISKNLPKKEIIWYLSLGVLIGGFAQLTAHLIMAKKKKILRALLIGCKREEKIDISEFKRHFLPSVFGNSTAHISAFLDTWLATFLVSGSISYLYYANRLFQLPFALFVIATSTVFFPKITKLLNSKKEDKAISMMKKIFWILLYSLILATVVGIMDSKEIIKVLFERGAFTHTDTIMTANVLIMYLIGLIPYGIGKLFSSYMYAIHKHLKAAKISAVALGGNIFFQLF is encoded by the coding sequence ATGATTAAAGCAATAATTATAAATTTTTTAGGTATTTTCAATTCGAGAATTCTCGGATTTATCAGGGATTTGCTGAGTGCCTCTATACTCGGGGCAAATATGTATTCCGATATCTTTTTTGTCGCTTTCAAATTTCCCAACCTTTTTAGAAGAATTTTTGCCGAAGGAGCCTTCAGCCAAAGTTTTCTGCCGACATTTGCAAAAACTAAAAACAAAGCACGGTTTGCGTATATAATTTTTATCAAGTTTTTTATAATTATACTTATTTTAAGCCTTTTTGTAACTATTTTCAGAGATTTTGTCACCAATATTTTAGCATACGGTTTCAGCAATGAGGCAAAAAAAATAGCTTCCCCTCTTATTGCCGTTAATTTCTGGTATTTGGATTTTATATTTATAGTAACTTTTCTTGCGAGTTTACTTCAATATAAAAATCATTTTGCAGTTACCGCTTTTTCAACAGCTCTTCTTAATATTTCGTTGATAGCGGCTTTAATCATTTCAAAAAACCTGCCTAAAAAAGAGATTATCTGGTATTTAAGTTTAGGTGTTTTAATAGGAGGATTTGCCCAGTTAACAGCTCATTTGATAATGGCCAAAAAGAAAAAAATTTTAAGAGCGCTTCTTATCGGATGTAAAAGAGAGGAAAAAATTGACATAAGTGAATTCAAAAGACATTTTTTACCTTCTGTATTTGGAAATTCCACCGCACATATTTCAGCATTTTTAGATACATGGCTTGCTACATTTTTGGTATCCGGGAGTATAAGTTATTTATATTATGCAAACAGACTTTTTCAGCTTCCTTTTGCTTTGTTTGTCATTGCAACTTCAACTGTGTTTTTCCCAAAAATAACAAAACTTTTAAATTCAAAAAAAGAGGATAAAGCAATTTCGATGATGAAAAAAATTTTTTGGATTTTACTTTATTCGCTGATATTGGCAACTGTTGTGGGAATAATGGATTCAAAAGAAATAATAAAAGTCTTGTTTGAAAGAGGTGCATTTACCCATACTGACACTATAATGACGGCAAATGTTTTAATTATGTATTTAATTGGACTTATTCCTTATGGTATTGGCAAACTATTTTCAAGCTATATGTATGCAATACATAAACATTTAAAAGCAGCCAAAATATCAGCAGTTGCTTTGGGGGGAAATATATTTTTTCAATTATTTTAA